A single window of Methylocella tundrae DNA harbors:
- a CDS encoding S53 family peptidase, giving the protein MNPIEITRLGLTVLAISSSVVQAQTQAPRNITPAAPPGLAISDFAVRDGDSRLKGQTIIPEASTAKPGDSGRRAHTNVRLFVPAKAEESQEAGIAAPKAAVGPPFSGFYIETPASLACLYALVTPIAGCNPNAVTANALGGSKVVAIVDAYDNPSILTDLQRFSAQFGLPSPTATNFQVVFAAGARPALDNGWALEEALDVEVVHALAPGAKIILVEAASNSYPDLMQAEDIASSMVTAAGGGEVSNSWGGAEFSGELSYASHFNGKTNVVFFASTGDAPGVSFPSTLPSVIAVGGTSVSRNVETGKFRQETTWADGGGGASAYVPRPPYQDGISGRVGDARGVPDISFDGNPNTGVWVYCGTSCGASDQGGWYIVGGTSVGSPAIAAMVNSAGGFAANSDIEHQKLYAHLGTASFFNVNLGVCGPYAGFFTVSTNAAKLWDFCTGLGSPRGLSGL; this is encoded by the coding sequence ATGAACCCGATTGAAATCACGAGGCTTGGACTTACGGTTTTGGCGATTTCGAGTAGCGTGGTGCAGGCGCAGACGCAGGCGCCTCGCAACATCACGCCGGCCGCGCCTCCAGGGCTTGCTATCTCTGATTTTGCGGTCCGAGACGGTGACTCGCGACTGAAGGGTCAAACAATCATACCAGAAGCAAGCACCGCCAAGCCTGGCGATTCAGGCCGCCGCGCGCATACCAACGTTCGCCTGTTTGTTCCAGCCAAAGCAGAGGAATCGCAAGAGGCGGGGATCGCTGCGCCAAAGGCGGCCGTCGGACCGCCGTTTTCGGGCTTCTACATCGAAACTCCGGCCTCTCTCGCGTGCCTATACGCCTTGGTCACTCCCATCGCCGGCTGCAACCCCAATGCGGTCACCGCTAACGCCCTTGGGGGCAGCAAGGTCGTGGCTATTGTCGATGCTTATGACAATCCATCGATCCTGACCGACCTACAGCGATTTTCCGCACAATTTGGCCTGCCCAGTCCGACCGCAACAAATTTTCAGGTCGTCTTCGCCGCCGGCGCGCGTCCGGCGCTCGACAATGGCTGGGCGCTGGAAGAAGCGCTTGACGTCGAAGTGGTTCATGCACTCGCTCCCGGCGCAAAAATTATCCTGGTCGAAGCTGCATCGAATTCGTATCCCGATCTTATGCAGGCTGAAGATATCGCAAGCTCAATGGTTACGGCGGCAGGGGGAGGGGAGGTTTCGAATAGCTGGGGCGGAGCTGAATTCTCTGGCGAGCTCTCTTATGCATCTCATTTCAATGGGAAAACCAATGTCGTCTTTTTCGCGTCCACTGGCGACGCGCCGGGCGTGTCCTTTCCATCGACATTGCCGTCGGTGATCGCGGTCGGCGGCACGAGCGTTTCGCGCAACGTCGAAACTGGAAAATTCAGACAGGAGACCACCTGGGCGGACGGGGGCGGGGGGGCGAGCGCTTATGTCCCGCGACCACCCTATCAGGATGGGATAAGCGGCCGCGTTGGAGATGCGCGGGGAGTGCCTGATATTTCATTTGACGGGAATCCAAACACCGGCGTCTGGGTTTACTGCGGAACAAGTTGCGGCGCTTCGGATCAGGGTGGGTGGTACATTGTTGGGGGGACCAGCGTGGGCTCTCCAGCCATTGCTGCGATGGTGAACAGCGCTGGGGGGTTCGCGGCGAATTCCGACATCGAGCATCAAAAACTGTATGCGCATCTTGGGACTGCGAGTTTCTTTAACGTCAACCTCGGTGTGTGCGGCCCCTATGCTGGTTTTTTTACCGTTTCCACTAATGCTGCGAAACTATGGGATTTCTGCACTGGGCTCGGATCTCCTCGCGGGCTCTCAGGCTTGTAA
- a CDS encoding sulfotransferase, protein MADPTMQRSRSDVAQDPLEPIILLGRGGSGTRLLSAFAASNGIFLGNMLNATADSVEWVQDIYDLAIESTTVGVDAGSTRDAYWRERLRGTAGRILSAAGLPSDVAWGWKLPETMLALPQVLRAFPRARVVHLVRHPVTSSLRRTHMTSRLSNPVGQVVLPAAYVACGLNPKNIEFDEPYLHNAVTWTYQVGNVCRALSKTLADERHLQLRYEDICANPVETHCELGKFLGKNVVPMNEIPDIDWARVSNFDINDERPEQIWSICGEVAIALGYAKDGLAVRPINAPHPI, encoded by the coding sequence ATGGCGGACCCGACAATGCAACGCAGCCGTAGCGACGTTGCACAGGATCCGCTTGAACCGATTATCTTGCTTGGACGTGGCGGAAGCGGGACGCGATTGCTGTCGGCATTTGCCGCCTCAAACGGGATTTTTTTGGGTAATATGCTGAACGCCACCGCAGACTCGGTGGAATGGGTCCAAGATATCTATGATTTGGCGATCGAGTCGACGACAGTGGGCGTCGATGCCGGATCGACCCGCGATGCTTACTGGCGTGAGCGGCTGCGCGGGACAGCGGGGCGGATTCTCTCCGCGGCCGGCTTGCCGTCAGATGTTGCTTGGGGATGGAAGCTTCCAGAAACGATGCTGGCGCTTCCGCAAGTGTTGCGGGCCTTTCCGCGCGCGCGGGTCGTTCACCTCGTCCGTCATCCGGTTACCAGTTCATTGCGTCGCACACATATGACCTCGCGTTTGAGCAACCCTGTTGGTCAAGTCGTGCTGCCCGCCGCCTACGTAGCTTGCGGGCTCAATCCCAAAAACATCGAATTCGACGAACCTTATTTGCACAATGCCGTGACGTGGACTTACCAGGTCGGAAATGTCTGCCGCGCGCTTTCCAAAACCCTCGCCGACGAGCGGCATTTACAGCTGCGCTATGAGGACATTTGCGCGAATCCGGTCGAAACACATTGTGAACTTGGCAAATTTCTCGGGAAGAACGTTGTTCCGATGAATGAAATTCCGGACATCGATTGGGCCCGCGTCAGCAACTTTGATATCAACGATGAAAGGCCTGAGCAAATTTGGTCTATATGCGGCGAAGTCGCTATTGCTCTCGGATACGCCAAGGACGGCCTGGCAGTCAGGCCCATCAACGCGCCACATCCGATTTGA
- a CDS encoding sulfotransferase family protein: protein MGWEDHGTYSNISRTGFWDGIERVVAIVGCQRSGTTLTGQIVGAHPQAFLVDEFDGLYPWFHAETDRHHNAAALAEAMVKSAEAKYRQMDKPRRLGGAVTAGDIGAKILVLKAPNLTYDVGRLSSLRAPVSVVYPVRDPRAVVASMARLSHIDFVGNQLRLLNNRPELIERFAAEYRLIADEAQPPWIRRAAIWNIKSSMAPTFRQAGICVTQFRYEDLVCEPDRMISRILDECHLPDSAEALRSHALYRGEGPGGTDRTRPIDATSLFVWRSDLDEAQQADVIHIAGASARSFGYGGPDNATQP, encoded by the coding sequence GTGGGTTGGGAAGACCACGGTACATATAGCAACATTTCGCGAACCGGCTTTTGGGACGGAATCGAGCGCGTCGTCGCTATCGTAGGGTGTCAGCGAAGCGGGACTACGCTGACGGGCCAGATCGTCGGCGCTCATCCACAGGCTTTTCTTGTAGATGAGTTTGATGGCCTTTATCCCTGGTTCCATGCGGAGACCGACAGGCACCATAATGCTGCGGCGCTTGCTGAGGCAATGGTAAAAAGCGCCGAGGCGAAATATCGGCAAATGGATAAGCCGCGCCGTCTCGGCGGCGCTGTGACTGCAGGCGACATAGGCGCGAAGATCCTCGTTCTTAAGGCTCCAAACTTGACCTACGACGTCGGCCGGCTTTCATCTCTGCGAGCGCCTGTATCTGTCGTCTACCCCGTGCGAGACCCCAGAGCCGTCGTCGCTTCGATGGCCCGGCTTAGCCACATCGACTTCGTCGGAAACCAGCTTCGTTTGCTCAATAATCGACCAGAGCTAATCGAGCGGTTCGCGGCGGAGTACCGGCTCATCGCAGATGAAGCTCAGCCTCCGTGGATAAGGCGGGCCGCGATCTGGAACATTAAATCAAGTATGGCGCCAACATTCCGCCAGGCGGGCATTTGCGTGACGCAGTTTAGATATGAGGATCTGGTCTGCGAGCCGGACCGGATGATTTCACGGATACTGGACGAATGCCATTTGCCAGATTCCGCTGAAGCGCTCCGCTCGCACGCCTTGTATCGAGGGGAAGGTCCGGGCGGAACTGACCGGACGCGCCCAATCGATGCTACATCATTGTTCGTTTGGCGGAGCGACCTCGATGAGGCGCAGCAAGCCGATGTTATTCATATAGCCGGCGCGTCGGCGAGGAGCTTTGGATATGGCGGACCCGACAATGCAACGCAGCCGTAG
- a CDS encoding IS630 family transposase (programmed frameshift), with the protein MASAVKLRTDFSAGELRRLATAAKNANQSRRLLALAAVLDGMNRTDAARIGGMDRQTLRDWAHRFNDHGPDGLLDNWSKGRPTRLSAEQQAELAQLVETGPDRAVHGVVRWRRVDLQRVIGERFGVVYHERTVGKLLKALGFSHVSARRRHPGQDARTIEAFKKNFAAALNVHLAGVRKGKPIEIWFQDEARIGQKNGIVRQWARRGTRPRQPADQRYESAWLFGAICPARGTGAALALHYANTEAMQLHLDEISRMVAKGAHAVLLLDRAGWHTTGALNVPKNMTLIFLPSRSPELNPVENIWQYLRANWPSNRVFESYDAIIDAACEAWRNLIAQPKTITSIGMREWAHIGQS; encoded by the exons ATGGCGTCAGCGGTTAAATTACGGACGGATTTTTCAGCTGGCGAACTTCGGCGGCTTGCGACGGCGGCGAAGAACGCGAACCAGAGCCGGCGTCTATTGGCGCTGGCGGCGGTCCTGGACGGCATGAACCGGACAGATGCGGCGCGGATCGGCGGCATGGATCGCCAGACACTGCGCGACTGGGCGCATCGGTTTAACGACCATGGCCCAGACGGGCTTCTCGACAACTGGTCGAAGGGCAGGCCGACGCGCCTCTCGGCGGAGCAGCAGGCGGAACTGGCGCAGCTTGTCGAGACCGGTCCGGACCGGGCCGTGCATGGCGTCGTGCGCTGGCGGCGCGTCGACTTGCAACGCGTCATCGGCGAGCGCTTCGGCGTCGTCTATCACGAGCGTACGGTCGGCAAGCTCCTCAAGGCGCTCGGCTTCTCCCATGTCAGCGCCCGTCGGCGCCATCCGGGGCAGGACGCCCGGACGATCGAGGCGTTTA AAAAAAACTTTGCGGCCGCGCTGAACGTCCATCTGGCCGGCGTCAGGAAGGGCAAACCCATCGAGATCTGGTTCCAGGACGAGGCCCGGATCGGCCAGAAGAACGGCATCGTCCGCCAATGGGCAAGACGCGGAACGCGGCCGCGTCAGCCTGCCGACCAGCGCTACGAGAGCGCCTGGCTCTTCGGCGCGATCTGCCCGGCCCGCGGAACCGGCGCGGCGCTCGCACTGCACTATGCCAACACAGAGGCCATGCAACTTCATCTCGACGAAATCTCACGCATGGTCGCCAAGGGCGCACACGCTGTCCTGCTGCTCGATCGCGCCGGGTGGCATACGACGGGCGCCCTCAACGTCCCAAAGAACATGACGCTGATTTTCCTGCCTTCCCGATCCCCGGAGCTGAACCCGGTCGAAAACATCTGGCAATATCTGCGCGCGAACTGGCCCTCGAACCGCGTCTTCGAAAGCTATGACGCCATCATCGACGCCGCCTGTGAGGCCTGGCGAAACCTCATCGCACAGCCCAAAACAATCACCTCAATCGGCATGCGCGAATGGGCCCACATCGGTCAATCATAA
- a CDS encoding class I SAM-dependent methyltransferase: MLDLLKSIYSKVPSWVSTGTITSAEAAVLSSMVQRLRPRVLVEVGTASGVSTAVLAAAADAADQQWELHTFDIMEVCYFDESKIVGQAALEILGERPNVHFHRSSTALDIKATLGDRQVDFVFIDASHSSPWAAIDLLSILPNLREGAVIALHDLLLPFREGYSHQNAARDIFRVWRGQKWTEASAPNLGILRFTDIKQTLADIATLLQADWDIAHSAEVIDDFVSLLSPFAEIDYPGEAQCRMFFAKCVPEVINGNQHTKPARFPFACGSQVHPNQTDDALRVIWKGLPTSSGTHLLFSAYASNGAADNPGAVVSVRDLNRKPDEIQSISVEPRTRTFIDFETGNCDHLDLEIAVTPTPGLHAYYAGIELSPFTVKGAGSSRKN; the protein is encoded by the coding sequence ATGCTGGATTTGCTAAAAAGTATTTATAGCAAGGTTCCGTCCTGGGTTTCGACAGGAACGATAACATCGGCAGAGGCTGCTGTTCTTTCCAGCATGGTTCAACGGTTGCGGCCGCGTGTTCTGGTCGAAGTCGGAACGGCTTCTGGAGTTTCGACGGCCGTGCTCGCCGCCGCCGCGGATGCGGCCGACCAGCAATGGGAACTGCACACTTTCGACATCATGGAAGTCTGTTACTTCGACGAGTCGAAGATCGTCGGACAGGCTGCTCTCGAAATCCTCGGCGAGCGTCCGAATGTACATTTTCATCGGTCGTCGACCGCGCTCGACATCAAGGCGACGCTGGGCGACCGGCAAGTGGATTTCGTCTTCATCGACGCGTCTCATTCGTCGCCCTGGGCTGCGATCGACCTGCTCAGCATTCTGCCGAACTTAAGGGAAGGAGCCGTTATCGCTTTACACGACCTTCTGTTGCCTTTCCGCGAGGGCTATTCGCACCAAAATGCCGCGCGTGACATTTTCCGGGTTTGGCGCGGTCAAAAATGGACGGAGGCGAGCGCGCCGAATCTCGGAATTTTGCGCTTCACCGATATTAAGCAGACGCTCGCCGACATCGCGACATTGCTGCAGGCTGATTGGGACATTGCGCACAGCGCCGAGGTCATAGACGACTTTGTTTCCCTGCTATCGCCCTTTGCGGAGATCGACTATCCGGGCGAGGCGCAGTGCCGAATGTTTTTCGCCAAATGCGTTCCCGAGGTCATCAACGGCAACCAACATACCAAGCCGGCCCGTTTTCCGTTTGCTTGCGGCTCCCAGGTCCATCCAAATCAAACCGACGACGCCCTCCGCGTGATCTGGAAGGGACTGCCAACTTCATCAGGGACGCATTTGCTGTTTTCGGCCTATGCCAGCAATGGCGCGGCTGACAACCCCGGCGCCGTGGTTAGCGTTCGCGACCTCAATCGGAAGCCCGATGAAATCCAAAGCATCTCGGTGGAGCCTCGCACGCGGACTTTCATAGACTTTGAAACTGGTAATTGTGATCATCTTGATCTGGAGATTGCTGTCACCCCCACACCAGGATTGCACGCCTATTATGCAGGAATCGAACTCTCGCCGTTCACGGTCAAAGGAGCCGGGAGCTCCCGGAAAAATTGA
- a CDS encoding glycosyltransferase family 4 protein yields the protein MGQFIESVDVNIDESLLKIIRSSGLFDIEWIYLTAPLVRGDVDELIKQYLRGEEPKFSANSLFDEEWYSKHNSDVADAGIHPLVHYILFGAKERRAPSPLFNPEWYEETYPESSQADEGTFSFHLTAGRVLGNSPNRLFDVAWYLLQNPDVAASGIDPVDHYVAFGAAEGRNPHAEFETRWYTSRHPDLLRLGANPLAHFLEFGAPRQERTRYKPLSGGSVNADLPPGWAKLKYYNVVKPRLGESFKLNDPRPRILFVTHDMSRTGAPLIILTLIKFFAQLNQYSLITFTDQPGDLERDFRRYSHVFDSSRHSINDKELNLSDLVSELGLGGPVILALCNTANTNHYSGPFHALGIPVISLVHEMLYLYPENYIRDLYEFSDQIIFPAQFVRDVADAKVPLPPGLSKVLPQGLLDARFGDGSREEARLSVRRELGVSADALLVLGCGTVNIRKGVDIFISVAQRIFQTLGDRAHFVWLGSDTMDKNFAYWMKKDVDSSNIRDVFHFAGLKDDPAPYYQAADVFAMTSREDPFPCVIHEAMACSLATVAFADAGGAPEALAEDSGIVVPYGDVSAMAAEIEKLLTRSDERARIGANALRRVETRYRFEDYFLSVASLARETLGAPLIETKSRAKVPVKPRVFFFGRDWWISGVNSFTETLMHDLIDRGVDCELVFPSFNDSNRKFLPQLPMRFLNLIGPQEDEWQRLIDFANENAPCILVPNYDYLTSAITPALSSRIGVVGIVHSDDIEHYDHVYRLARYWNKIVCSNRHLLDKVVDINPSLADRTLVIPYGVSVKGGVARIANRAADHPIRIVFCGRLMQHQKRVRDLVAITRSLDREAVPYRLTVIGEGDEREWLATSWNEKIKNGVVSMVGRLTREEMYEVFRESDVFLLVSSFEGMPISLIEAMACGCAPVVSDLPSGIPDLVSMDVGDRLPIGDVHAFAQSIAALQRNPARLASMSAAAIKRVSEGGFRTGDMGEHYLAVFEEIWSDLLSGRYVRPQSLVWRGPLSSVSPPSYLFKGL from the coding sequence ATGGGGCAATTTATAGAAAGCGTCGATGTCAACATTGACGAATCTCTATTGAAGATAATCCGGTCAAGTGGATTATTTGATATTGAATGGATCTATCTGACGGCTCCTCTCGTCCGCGGGGACGTGGACGAATTGATCAAACAATATCTTAGGGGTGAAGAGCCTAAATTTAGCGCAAATTCTCTTTTCGATGAGGAGTGGTATTCGAAGCACAATTCGGATGTCGCGGATGCGGGAATTCATCCCCTCGTGCATTACATTTTGTTCGGCGCCAAAGAGCGGCGCGCGCCTAGCCCACTCTTTAATCCGGAATGGTACGAGGAGACCTATCCCGAGTCTAGCCAAGCGGATGAAGGGACCTTTAGCTTCCACTTGACTGCGGGAAGGGTGCTGGGAAATAGCCCGAACCGGCTTTTCGATGTCGCGTGGTATTTATTACAGAATCCGGATGTTGCGGCTTCGGGGATCGATCCGGTCGATCATTATGTCGCCTTCGGCGCCGCGGAAGGACGCAACCCCCATGCTGAGTTTGAGACCCGCTGGTATACCAGCCGGCATCCAGACCTGCTGCGTCTGGGCGCGAATCCCCTTGCTCACTTTCTTGAGTTTGGAGCGCCCCGCCAGGAACGAACGCGCTATAAGCCCCTTTCCGGCGGCTCGGTGAACGCTGATCTTCCACCCGGATGGGCGAAGCTCAAATACTATAATGTGGTGAAGCCAAGGCTCGGCGAAAGCTTCAAACTCAACGACCCGCGGCCGAGAATCTTATTCGTAACCCACGATATGTCCCGGACCGGGGCTCCTCTGATCATTCTGACGCTAATAAAATTCTTTGCTCAGCTCAACCAATACAGCTTAATTACATTCACTGATCAACCGGGGGATCTCGAGAGAGACTTTCGTAGATATAGCCACGTGTTTGATTCATCACGGCATTCGATAAATGACAAAGAGCTGAACCTCAGCGACCTGGTGAGCGAACTGGGGTTAGGCGGCCCTGTGATTCTCGCCCTATGCAACACCGCCAACACAAACCACTACTCCGGACCGTTCCACGCACTTGGCATTCCGGTCATCTCGCTTGTTCATGAAATGCTGTATTTGTACCCAGAAAACTACATTAGGGACCTGTACGAATTCTCGGACCAAATCATTTTTCCTGCCCAATTTGTCCGTGATGTGGCCGACGCTAAAGTGCCGCTTCCGCCGGGGCTCTCGAAAGTTTTGCCGCAGGGCCTACTCGATGCTCGTTTTGGCGACGGTTCTCGAGAAGAAGCGCGATTGTCGGTTCGTCGTGAACTCGGAGTTTCAGCGGACGCGCTTCTTGTTCTTGGATGCGGGACCGTCAATATCCGCAAGGGCGTCGATATTTTTATTAGCGTCGCCCAGCGTATTTTTCAGACGCTCGGAGATCGTGCGCACTTCGTCTGGCTGGGTTCAGACACGATGGACAAAAATTTCGCGTATTGGATGAAAAAAGATGTCGACAGCTCTAATATTCGCGACGTCTTCCATTTTGCCGGATTGAAAGACGATCCGGCTCCTTACTATCAGGCAGCGGATGTTTTTGCCATGACGTCGCGGGAAGACCCTTTCCCGTGCGTCATACACGAGGCGATGGCTTGCTCTCTCGCCACAGTCGCCTTTGCCGACGCCGGCGGAGCCCCCGAGGCCCTGGCGGAAGACAGCGGTATTGTCGTGCCTTACGGCGACGTATCGGCGATGGCTGCTGAAATCGAAAAACTGCTTACGCGTTCGGATGAGCGTGCACGCATCGGTGCAAATGCGTTACGCAGGGTCGAGACGCGCTACCGTTTCGAAGATTACTTCCTCAGCGTCGCTTCTCTGGCTCGGGAAACGCTAGGCGCGCCTCTGATCGAGACCAAGAGCCGGGCCAAAGTGCCCGTCAAGCCCCGCGTTTTTTTCTTCGGGCGCGATTGGTGGATAAGCGGCGTCAATTCGTTCACAGAAACGCTGATGCATGACCTGATCGATCGCGGCGTTGATTGCGAACTTGTCTTTCCAAGCTTCAACGATTCAAACCGCAAGTTTCTCCCGCAATTGCCGATGCGCTTTCTTAATCTTATCGGCCCGCAGGAGGATGAATGGCAGCGGTTGATCGATTTTGCCAATGAAAACGCGCCGTGCATCCTAGTGCCCAACTATGATTATCTGACCTCGGCGATAACTCCGGCGCTTTCGAGCCGGATTGGCGTCGTGGGCATCGTGCATAGCGACGACATCGAGCATTATGATCATGTGTACAGGCTCGCGCGTTACTGGAACAAGATCGTCTGCAGCAATCGGCATCTTCTGGATAAAGTGGTGGACATAAATCCCTCCCTGGCCGACAGAACCCTCGTCATACCCTATGGCGTTTCAGTAAAGGGCGGGGTAGCGCGAATCGCAAACCGGGCGGCGGACCACCCGATTCGTATCGTCTTTTGCGGACGCCTCATGCAACACCAGAAGCGTGTGAGAGATCTTGTGGCGATCACGAGGAGCCTCGATCGCGAAGCCGTTCCATATCGCTTGACTGTCATCGGCGAAGGCGACGAACGGGAGTGGCTGGCGACATCGTGGAATGAGAAAATCAAGAACGGCGTCGTCAGCATGGTTGGCCGCCTCACCCGTGAAGAAATGTACGAGGTTTTTCGTGAAAGCGATGTGTTCCTGCTGGTATCGTCTTTCGAAGGCATGCCGATCTCCCTGATCGAGGCCATGGCCTGCGGATGCGCGCCCGTCGTGAGCGATCTACCCAGTGGAATTCCAGATCTCGTCTCGATGGATGTAGGAGATCGACTGCCGATCGGCGACGTTCACGCCTTCGCTCAGTCCATCGCCGCACTCCAGCGCAATCCAGCGCGACTGGCCTCCATGTCCGCTGCGGCGATAAAGCGTGTCAGCGAGGGCGGGTTTCGGACGGGCGACATGGGCGAGCATTATCTCGCGGTCTTTGAGGAGATCTGGAGCGATCTTTTGTCTGGCCGCTATGTTCGACCGCAATCGCTGGTCTGGCGTGGCCCGCTTTCCAGCGTTTCGCCCCCAAGTTACCTTTTTAAGGGGCTATGA
- a CDS encoding glycosyltransferase family A protein: MERELPRTLKSFSPPMQQGLSVDDYELIVVDNGSRRPFRQQELEPFAPNVRVLDAPDPTPSPVAAIHQGLVAAKGELIGVCIDGARMASPGLLVNALAASQLHPKPVIGTLAFHLGFKVQMESVLEGYSQEVEDTLLARCDWEKDGYRLFQISSFAGSSAEGWFELPAEANALFLKRSHWRDLNGGYDIRFRTPGGGLANLDLWHRLAEDATSGLIMLLGEATFHQVHGGVATNALESPWAEFSREYRAIRGVEYKRPVRRPLLYGAFNAESASHIERFSSSASSR, from the coding sequence ATGGAACGTGAGCTGCCGAGAACCTTGAAGTCATTCTCTCCCCCGATGCAGCAGGGATTGAGTGTCGACGATTATGAGTTGATAGTGGTCGATAACGGCTCTCGACGCCCTTTTCGCCAGCAGGAGCTGGAGCCCTTTGCGCCAAACGTCAGGGTTCTCGATGCGCCCGATCCCACTCCCTCGCCTGTCGCCGCGATTCACCAAGGGTTGGTTGCGGCGAAAGGCGAACTTATCGGAGTTTGCATCGATGGAGCTCGAATGGCGTCCCCAGGCCTCCTTGTCAATGCTCTGGCCGCGTCTCAGCTCCATCCGAAGCCGGTAATCGGGACCTTGGCCTTTCATCTGGGTTTCAAGGTGCAGATGGAAAGCGTCCTTGAGGGATATTCTCAGGAGGTCGAAGATACCCTTCTCGCTCGTTGCGACTGGGAGAAGGACGGCTATCGGCTCTTCCAGATCTCTAGTTTCGCTGGTTCCTCAGCCGAGGGGTGGTTCGAATTGCCAGCAGAAGCAAACGCATTGTTCCTCAAGCGTTCGCATTGGCGAGATTTAAATGGCGGCTATGATATCCGCTTCAGGACGCCCGGCGGAGGTCTGGCGAATTTAGACCTGTGGCATCGGCTGGCCGAAGATGCAACATCGGGTTTGATCATGTTGCTAGGCGAGGCGACGTTTCACCAGGTCCACGGCGGCGTGGCGACGAATGCGCTTGAGTCACCTTGGGCAGAATTCAGCCGCGAGTACCGAGCCATCCGGGGCGTCGAATATAAGCGTCCCGTGCGCAGGCCGCTACTGTATGGCGCCTTCAATGCCGAGAGCGCCAGCCATATTGAACGTTTTTCAAGCAGCGCCTCGTCGAGGTAA
- a CDS encoding ABC transporter permease, translating into MQSNMTIKPSRPASSALAVNLAVVRAILLRDISVQTGPYGTGLIVLLLMPLGHLLAVVIVFKTFGRLPAVGTDQLVYYGVSILPFVIYVYAARQLVMALIINRQLLYFSRVKVFDILLARGALELANSIVLSIVVILILVFFSDGFSPRDPTGFVFAIAGTIYFAFSFGVLNGLIAQVVPIWALLFNLSMPLFWISSGIIFFPPAIPDPYDHWAALNPLLQCVEWIRSSYYEDYPDKLVNIPYLFAFSTACLGISLMSEKLARRRLR; encoded by the coding sequence ATGCAATCAAACATGACGATTAAGCCATCGCGGCCCGCCTCGTCCGCGCTTGCGGTCAATCTGGCAGTCGTCCGGGCAATTTTGTTGCGCGATATCAGCGTCCAAACCGGACCCTACGGCACAGGCTTGATTGTTCTCTTATTGATGCCCCTCGGGCATCTTCTGGCCGTAGTGATCGTCTTCAAAACTTTCGGCCGGTTACCGGCGGTAGGAACGGACCAGCTTGTCTATTACGGCGTATCCATACTTCCATTTGTGATTTATGTTTACGCTGCCAGACAGCTTGTTATGGCGCTTATCATAAACCGGCAGCTTCTTTATTTTAGTAGAGTAAAGGTTTTCGATATTCTGCTTGCAAGAGGCGCTTTGGAACTCGCAAATTCGATCGTTCTTTCAATTGTCGTGATATTGATATTGGTCTTTTTCTCAGACGGGTTTTCGCCGCGGGATCCTACGGGCTTCGTTTTTGCGATTGCCGGAACGATTTATTTTGCGTTTTCATTTGGTGTCTTGAATGGCTTAATTGCACAAGTTGTTCCAATATGGGCCCTGTTGTTTAACCTTTCGATGCCGCTTTTTTGGATCAGCTCAGGCATTATCTTCTTTCCTCCGGCGATCCCGGATCCTTATGATCACTGGGCCGCTTTGAATCCATTGCTGCAATGCGTCGAGTGGATCCGTTCGTCGTATTACGAGGATTACCCGGATAAGCTTGTTAATATTCCTTATCTCTTCGCTTTTTCGACAGCGTGTTTGGGCATCAGTCTCATGTCCGAGAAGCTTGCAAGGCGAAGGCTTCGATAA